In bacterium, a single window of DNA contains:
- a CDS encoding serine acetyltransferase, translated as MFDNFKEDIDRYAFMDGRSWLYHLVMDQGLWALAQYRYIRWVENKARIPLIYQLLRLVGSVWHKAVQVATGIDIHESAKIGKGLYIGHFSCIFIAGGVIMGEYCNISQGVTLGYAGRGDKRGCPTIGDRVYIAAGAKLIGKANIGNDVVIGANAVVTKDVPDNGVAVGVPARVISNNGSKDFIHFRHRS; from the coding sequence ATGTTCGATAACTTTAAGGAAGATATAGATCGCTACGCGTTTATGGACGGAAGATCATGGCTTTATCATCTTGTCATGGACCAGGGTCTGTGGGCGCTTGCTCAGTATCGCTACATCAGGTGGGTTGAGAATAAAGCCAGAATACCACTAATATATCAATTGCTTCGATTAGTTGGCTCTGTCTGGCATAAGGCTGTACAAGTGGCGACAGGCATCGATATTCACGAAAGCGCAAAGATTGGGAAAGGTCTGTATATCGGACATTTTTCATGTATATTCATAGCTGGTGGGGTAATAATGGGTGAATATTGCAATATTAGCCAAGGCGTTACGTTGGGTTATGCCGGCAGAGGTGACAAGCGCGGATGTCCCACAATTGGAGACAGGGTATATATTGCCGCCGGTGCCAAGTTAATCGGCAAAGCAAACATAGGTAATGATGTCGTAATAGGAGCAAATGCTGTTGTCACAAAGGATGTTCCCGATAATGGAGTTGCCGTAGGAGTGCCGGCGCGAGTCATTAGCAACAATGGATCAAAAGATTTCATTCACTTTCGGCACAGGAGTTGA
- a CDS encoding class I SAM-dependent methyltransferase, translating to MINEDDSVFSMSDFVDHKSTFFRRRSRIAELIEKITPTSGKNVSASRNYERFAQTLVKQCSAPRVLVIGGSILGEGMEHLLGYRQIELIDSDISFGPRTKLICDAHDIPFVDNTFDGVIAQAVLEHVLDPYRCVEEIHRVMKSDGLVYAETPFMQPVHGSCYDFTRFTYLGHRRLFRAFSEIDSGVACGPGVSLAGAWKYFLWSFSSNRLMRKALQIAASYTAMIWKYFDPYLMHKDSALDAASGFYFMGRKSHEVLTDRDLLRLYRGGFSQ from the coding sequence TTGATCAATGAAGACGACAGTGTGTTTTCCATGTCGGATTTTGTAGATCACAAATCCACATTCTTTAGGAGACGTTCCAGGATAGCCGAACTAATTGAAAAGATAACTCCTACTTCGGGCAAAAACGTAAGTGCAAGCCGCAACTATGAGAGGTTTGCTCAAACCCTTGTTAAGCAGTGTTCCGCCCCAAGAGTGTTGGTGATTGGGGGAAGTATTCTGGGTGAAGGTATGGAACATCTACTGGGCTATAGGCAAATTGAATTGATTGATTCGGATATCTCGTTTGGTCCCAGAACAAAGTTGATCTGCGACGCACACGACATTCCGTTTGTCGACAATACTTTTGATGGCGTGATAGCACAGGCTGTTTTGGAACATGTTCTGGATCCATATCGCTGTGTGGAAGAAATTCATCGGGTGATGAAGTCTGACGGGTTAGTATATGCTGAGACTCCATTTATGCAACCGGTCCACGGCAGCTGCTATGATTTTACACGATTTACGTATCTTGGTCACAGAAGACTGTTTCGTGCTTTTTCTGAGATCGATAGTGGTGTGGCTTGCGGTCCTGGTGTCTCACTCGCAGGTGCTTGGAAGTATTTCCTGTGGAGCTTCAGCAGCAACAGGCTAATGCGTAAGGCTTTGCAGATAGCCGCTTCTTACACAGCGATGATATGGAAATATTTTGATCCTTACTTGATGCACAAAGACTCAGCCCTGGATGCCGCATCAGGTTTTTATTTTATGGGAAGAAAGTCACACGAAGTATTGACTGACAGAGATTTGCTCAGGCTCTATCGGGGTGGTTTCAGCCAATAG
- a CDS encoding glycosyltransferase family 4 protein has protein sequence MSEPCQTENAERHSLFQGLRICMVAPYLPRRGGVTIQTHLMVDGLFKEGAEVVKVDTILHSLSSSYLLPLRMLLQFIVTALRFLKVAPSCDVVHIQACSWWGFLPVIACAPLNKWFVKKRLVISFHGARGHIWIRRLGTIVIPFLKMADVLVVVSPLLKETFAKYNVSSEVLWNLVNLNRFHYRERTDAKSDIVWIRHFIDMCDPLTALKAFAIVKKEIPEATITFIGDGQLKPQLDQYIAENNLQGVRFTGRLPNEQVPAEFDKASIFLNSSKSDGFPTCLLEASASGLPIITTDPGGIPDMIENGINGLVVPVGDYEALAEEVISLVRDAERARSLGKAARKNAEKYDWPRCARDLAILYGIK, from the coding sequence GTGAGTGAACCTTGTCAGACAGAAAATGCCGAAAGGCATTCGCTTTTTCAGGGGCTGAGGATATGCATGGTTGCGCCATATTTACCTCGACGCGGCGGAGTTACCATACAAACACATCTCATGGTAGATGGACTATTCAAGGAAGGCGCCGAAGTTGTAAAGGTCGACACCATTTTGCACAGTCTCAGCTCTAGTTATTTACTGCCGCTGCGTATGTTGCTTCAATTCATTGTCACTGCCTTACGTTTCCTAAAAGTGGCGCCGAGTTGTGATGTAGTTCACATTCAAGCCTGTTCGTGGTGGGGGTTCCTACCAGTTATAGCCTGTGCTCCGCTGAACAAGTGGTTTGTTAAAAAGCGACTGGTCATTAGTTTTCATGGAGCCAGGGGGCATATATGGATACGCAGGCTGGGGACCATTGTTATTCCGTTTTTGAAAATGGCGGATGTCCTGGTGGTTGTTTCGCCACTGTTGAAAGAAACCTTTGCCAAATACAACGTCTCCTCAGAAGTGCTTTGGAATCTGGTGAACCTGAATAGATTTCACTACCGTGAACGGACTGATGCGAAATCGGACATAGTATGGATCCGCCATTTTATCGATATGTGCGACCCGCTTACCGCACTTAAAGCCTTTGCCATTGTAAAGAAAGAGATTCCAGAAGCAACGATTACCTTTATCGGCGACGGCCAACTAAAGCCGCAGCTTGATCAGTACATAGCTGAAAACAACCTGCAAGGTGTACGATTTACTGGCAGGCTGCCAAATGAGCAAGTGCCCGCCGAATTCGACAAGGCATCTATATTTCTAAACTCGTCCAAAAGTGACGGTTTTCCCACGTGCCTGCTCGAAGCATCGGCATCGGGGCTGCCCATAATCACAACTGACCCCGGCGGCATACCAGATATGATAGAAAACGGCATCAATGGGCTTGTTGTTCCAGTTGGTGACTATGAGGCTCTTGCCGAAGAAGTGATTTCTCTAGTAAGAGATGCTGAACGTGCCCGGAGTTTGGGAAAGGCAGCCAGGAAGAACGCAGAAAAATATGATTGGCCCAGATGTGCACGTGATCTTGCAATATTATACGGTATCAAATGA
- a CDS encoding glycosyltransferase, translating into MISYSFYYNDDRIRRHVSNLVESGYDVDMISLRYKKGNENQDTEHVRFFYPMERSYGQSQIKMIMAYIIFCMRCSWIMLRAHLFQHRLSLVHVNNMPNFLVFSALPLRLFGTRVLLDVHDAVPENYQEKFHGPLLKILTPLLFWEERLSMWFSDYVICTEHTKFGRLLQNGLKKRKGAVVMNAADPAMWDRKTVGISQKRDSSYRMVYHGTLARRLGLDIAILAVKELVPVIPDIRFDIIGDGDQRTELIQMTADLGLQDHVFFSDGFVSVTELPALLKDADVAIVPAKDSIAFKYNLSCKLLDYVVFDIPCIASDVPTHTYYFSNDQMRFFSAGDIESLKYHIQYLYEHPEERVRLVQKAREFLELHDYNSECNIYKNVVRCLVDRKWDELRAISDSCKI; encoded by the coding sequence ATGATAAGTTACTCTTTCTATTACAATGACGATCGTATTCGCCGTCATGTGTCGAATCTGGTTGAGTCGGGATATGACGTGGATATGATATCTCTTCGTTATAAAAAAGGCAACGAAAACCAGGATACTGAACATGTCAGGTTTTTCTATCCGATGGAGCGCAGCTACGGGCAATCCCAAATCAAAATGATAATGGCATACATCATTTTTTGCATGCGGTGCAGTTGGATAATGTTGCGTGCACATCTTTTTCAACACCGACTTTCGCTTGTTCACGTAAATAACATGCCAAATTTCCTGGTGTTTTCTGCGTTACCTTTGCGGTTGTTCGGAACAAGGGTTCTGTTAGATGTGCATGATGCTGTACCTGAAAATTACCAAGAGAAGTTTCATGGTCCGTTACTTAAAATACTCACACCCCTGTTATTTTGGGAAGAAAGGCTGTCGATGTGGTTTTCTGACTATGTTATATGCACTGAACATACGAAGTTTGGAAGACTACTGCAAAATGGTCTGAAAAAACGCAAAGGTGCTGTGGTAATGAACGCTGCAGATCCCGCGATGTGGGACAGAAAGACCGTAGGCATATCTCAAAAGCGGGATTCATCCTATCGGATGGTCTATCATGGCACATTGGCACGTCGCCTGGGACTGGATATCGCAATACTTGCAGTAAAGGAGCTTGTGCCTGTAATTCCTGATATAAGGTTCGACATCATTGGTGATGGCGACCAAAGAACTGAATTGATACAAATGACGGCTGATCTTGGCTTACAGGACCATGTTTTTTTTAGTGATGGATTTGTGAGTGTGACCGAACTGCCTGCACTGTTGAAAGATGCGGATGTAGCAATTGTACCTGCCAAAGACAGCATTGCGTTCAAGTATAATTTATCGTGCAAGCTCTTGGACTATGTGGTATTTGATATACCTTGTATTGCATCTGATGTCCCTACGCACACCTACTATTTCAGCAACGATCAGATGAGGTTTTTCAGTGCGGGTGATATCGAATCTCTGAAATACCACATACAATATCTCTATGAGCACCCTGAAGAACGTGTGCGGCTTGTGCAAAAGGCCAGGGAATTTCTTGAGTTACACGACTACAACTCTGAGTGCAACATATATAAGAATGTTGTTAGATGTCTAGTAGACCGGAAGTGGGACGAACTGCGCGCGATTTCCGATTCTTGTAAAATATGA
- a CDS encoding GNAT family N-acetyltransferase, whose product MLAIDPLTDPRWTELVNRHPNASVFHTRGWLEALRRTYGYEPIVYTTTPPGADLENGIPFCVIKSCLTGRRIVSLPFSDYCEPLLTQDSQLVEILHQVAQDMQKRRLSYVEIRPVTFLPKEAVVDSDLTVSRKYCLHRVNLTPSEETLLGGFHESCVRRRIKRAERECLTIEEGHSDDLLTKFYHLLIMTRRKHQLPPQPLSWFRCLIECLGKNVTIRVASKDDIPVASIVTLFHRETCYYKYGCSDPHFANLSATPMLFWRAILDAKASGATEFDLGRSEPENVGLVTFKDRWNSKRTMIEYYRHPSTSIDYTGDGAIMHLAKRVFSILPDKLFELTGNTMYRHMG is encoded by the coding sequence ATGCTTGCTATTGATCCCCTGACTGATCCTCGATGGACGGAGCTTGTAAATCGGCATCCCAATGCTTCAGTCTTTCACACACGCGGTTGGCTGGAGGCACTGCGGCGGACGTACGGGTATGAGCCAATTGTTTACACAACCACTCCACCCGGCGCTGATCTGGAGAATGGGATTCCATTTTGCGTCATCAAAAGTTGCTTAACCGGTAGAAGGATTGTGTCCCTGCCGTTCTCGGATTACTGCGAACCATTGCTTACACAAGACTCCCAACTGGTTGAAATATTGCATCAAGTCGCTCAAGACATGCAAAAACGACGGTTAAGTTATGTCGAGATCAGACCCGTCACGTTTCTGCCTAAAGAAGCTGTTGTTGATAGTGACCTGACAGTCAGTCGAAAATACTGTCTGCATAGAGTTAACTTGACTCCAAGTGAGGAAACACTGTTGGGTGGGTTTCACGAATCCTGCGTCAGAAGACGTATAAAGCGGGCTGAACGCGAGTGTCTGACCATCGAAGAAGGCCACTCCGATGATCTGCTCACCAAGTTTTATCATCTTCTTATTATGACTCGACGCAAGCACCAATTACCGCCTCAACCATTGTCATGGTTTCGCTGTTTAATAGAATGTTTGGGTAAAAATGTCACAATCCGAGTTGCTTCGAAGGATGATATTCCAGTGGCTTCAATTGTCACTCTTTTCCACCGGGAGACCTGTTACTATAAGTATGGCTGTTCAGATCCTCATTTTGCGAACTTATCCGCAACCCCGATGCTATTCTGGCGGGCCATTTTGGACGCAAAGGCCAGTGGTGCAACCGAGTTCGACTTAGGGCGAAGTGAACCAGAAAATGTTGGCTTGGTAACGTTCAAGGATCGTTGGAACTCCAAAAGAACGATGATTGAGTATTATCGCCATCCCAGCACATCGATTGATTACACAGGAGATGGTGCAATTATGCATCTTGCAAAGCGGGTGTTTTCGATTTTGCCCGATAAGCTTTTTGAACTAACCGGTAATACAATGTACAGGCACATGGGATAA
- a CDS encoding glycosyltransferase has translation MKVAIVGPYPLNPYVLRGGVEAATHYLVQGLIQRDDVDLRIFAPTKSVDRDTLVKHKNVTVHYLAEKKRRLMPNMIANIRRLSSAIDKWHPDLVHAEHPCGALAGSNAQYPTVFTIHGVIHREQKYTTGSIVLLLNRSLLNHLTKKALLLSDYVIPVSPYVVSEYKPLIRGGIRIIPNAVDDSFFHIPNADAGSFLLYVGNISPLKNITGLIHAFRLILDRVPDSKLMIAGIASSRLYSKEVNALVSDLSLADNVHFLGTLDQSELEKQYAQSSIVCHFSSHETFCLALSQGMAAGKPVVSTDSGGPSSLIDDGRTGYLVPVGDENAFADRCIKLLSDTKLRKRMGDEARKEALASFSKEIIAEKTVEVYREVLGTNACY, from the coding sequence GTGAAAGTGGCTATTGTTGGGCCATATCCACTGAATCCATATGTATTGCGTGGTGGAGTTGAAGCTGCGACCCATTATCTTGTTCAGGGCCTTATACAACGTGATGACGTAGATTTACGTATCTTTGCACCGACCAAATCTGTCGATAGAGACACACTGGTAAAGCACAAAAACGTTACTGTACATTATCTTGCAGAAAAAAAACGACGCTTGATGCCCAATATGATAGCGAATATCCGACGTCTGAGCAGTGCAATTGATAAGTGGCATCCTGATCTTGTTCATGCTGAGCATCCATGTGGTGCCTTGGCTGGATCCAATGCGCAATATCCCACAGTGTTCACGATACATGGGGTCATTCATCGTGAACAAAAGTATACGACGGGAAGCATTGTATTATTACTCAACCGTTCGCTTCTTAATCATCTTACAAAAAAAGCACTATTACTTTCGGATTATGTTATTCCTGTAAGTCCTTATGTTGTCAGCGAATATAAGCCACTTATACGTGGCGGGATTAGAATAATTCCCAACGCTGTAGACGATTCTTTCTTTCACATTCCTAATGCCGACGCTGGTAGTTTTTTGCTCTATGTAGGCAATATTAGCCCACTTAAGAATATAACAGGTCTGATTCACGCATTTCGTCTGATTTTGGATAGAGTTCCTGACTCGAAACTCATGATCGCAGGTATTGCCAGCAGCAGACTGTACTCAAAGGAAGTCAACGCATTGGTTTCAGACTTGAGTTTGGCAGACAATGTGCATTTCTTAGGGACTCTAGATCAGTCTGAATTGGAAAAACAATATGCTCAGAGTTCTATCGTGTGCCACTTCTCCTCACACGAAACTTTTTGCCTAGCCTTATCTCAAGGTATGGCAGCGGGAAAACCTGTTGTCAGCACGGATTCCGGTGGTCCTTCGAGTCTGATTGATGACGGGCGGACTGGATATCTCGTGCCAGTAGGCGACGAAAATGCTTTTGCGGACAGGTGCATCAAGTTATTGTCGGATACCAAACTGCGCAAAAGGATGGGCGATGAGGCTCGAAAAGAAGCTTTAGCAAGCTTCAGTAAGGAGATTATTGCCGAGAAAACAGTTGAGGTATACAGGGAGGTACTCGGCACAAATGCTTGCTATTGA
- the xrt gene encoding exosortase, whose protein sequence is MGKSQGVQSSSSSARIMVRYWPLVLVGGLFITVQWPVLKDWWKIWNAPYSYFSHGPLVPFIAGYMVWANRKRLSDTLAKPSWIGFIVLVVSALLFVLARWTLSGSLNAVVFIMMLFAIIMSLLGPRITRLLFVPVAFLLSMIPLSSNLLDAATTKLQWQSAGLAAKLLTLTGYNSTLSGATVYSDYLPGPLIVGVPCSGLRTLISLLTFTVFFICLVRAQWWKKAILLAISFPLSLFINVLRIAMIGYAGIWTQSSDAMHKFHDYSGYLSLIICFFLLFGLAKLIGIRSFGISSDTNQVPAIQDSHRVVGGGIMGVLVCAVLAVTTYCNMHTSPIYPQTRGRLARADIPTQFGKWTGEDMSIDKTTRDWLKQADLLSRLYTNNSEYGTQMQVFISASRDPAGFHDPHMCIQGGGTPISGDKIVTLHFDKPFKTTVKATLLHTTSDYGDGLVMYWYMFDRENMPRTSDVWKKNRDNLWHDAIRLILHPWDKPAIKSEVEARQFKWYRFSTQIIEDDETDLERLKKFATDFVAHVKNFGEMKS, encoded by the coding sequence ATGGGAAAGTCCCAAGGCGTTCAATCATCAAGTTCATCAGCAAGGATTATGGTTCGATATTGGCCATTGGTTTTGGTGGGTGGACTGTTTATAACAGTACAGTGGCCTGTACTAAAAGACTGGTGGAAAATATGGAACGCGCCATACAGTTACTTTTCCCACGGGCCGCTTGTGCCTTTTATAGCTGGTTACATGGTTTGGGCAAATCGAAAACGCTTAAGTGACACATTGGCGAAACCGTCTTGGATAGGATTTATCGTTCTTGTTGTCTCAGCCCTGCTCTTTGTTTTGGCCAGGTGGACCCTTTCTGGTTCGTTGAATGCGGTTGTCTTCATAATGATGTTATTTGCCATCATTATGTCACTTCTTGGTCCTCGCATCACAAGGCTGCTTTTTGTGCCTGTGGCATTCCTCCTAAGTATGATACCGCTGTCATCAAACCTGCTTGATGCTGCGACCACAAAACTGCAATGGCAGTCCGCTGGTCTGGCAGCTAAATTGCTTACACTTACTGGATACAATTCAACACTCTCGGGAGCAACTGTCTATTCAGACTATTTGCCTGGACCGCTTATTGTGGGTGTGCCATGCAGTGGCCTTAGAACATTGATATCATTGCTGACTTTTACGGTTTTCTTCATTTGTCTTGTAAGGGCGCAGTGGTGGAAAAAAGCAATATTACTTGCAATTTCATTTCCTTTGAGCCTTTTTATAAATGTGCTCAGAATTGCAATGATTGGATATGCTGGTATCTGGACACAGTCTTCGGATGCCATGCATAAATTCCACGACTATAGCGGCTATTTAAGCCTTATCATATGTTTCTTTCTGCTTTTTGGTTTGGCTAAGCTCATCGGCATACGGTCTTTCGGAATATCATCTGATACGAATCAGGTTCCTGCCATTCAAGATTCACATAGGGTCGTGGGAGGTGGAATCATGGGGGTTCTGGTTTGTGCTGTTTTGGCTGTTACGACCTATTGCAACATGCATACAAGCCCGATCTATCCTCAGACAAGGGGGCGACTTGCTAGAGCTGACATACCGACACAGTTTGGCAAATGGACCGGAGAAGATATGTCGATCGACAAAACTACGCGAGACTGGCTAAAGCAGGCAGATCTGTTAAGCCGCTTATATACTAACAACTCCGAATATGGAACGCAGATGCAGGTATTCATTTCTGCGTCACGAGACCCAGCAGGCTTCCATGATCCCCATATGTGCATACAGGGTGGAGGCACGCCAATCAGCGGTGACAAGATAGTAACTTTGCATTTTGATAAGCCTTTTAAAACCACAGTGAAAGCTACGCTGTTGCATACAACAAGTGATTATGGTGATGGGCTTGTAATGTATTGGTATATGTTCGATCGCGAGAACATGCCGCGTACTAGCGATGTCTGGAAGAAGAACCGAGATAACCTCTGGCATGATGCCATTCGATTGATTCTACACCCCTGGGACAAGCCGGCGATCAAAAGTGAGGTTGAGGCAAGGCAATTTAAGTGGTATAGATTTTCCACTCAGATTATTGAGGATGATGAGACCGATCTTGAGCGTCTGAAGAAATTTGCTACCGATTTTGTTGCCCACGTGAAGAATTTTGGGGAGATGAAATCGTGA